Proteins from one Streptomyces sp. NBC_00390 genomic window:
- a CDS encoding SulP family inorganic anion transporter, with protein sequence MSSSAASPSARLRGLRPDWLNNPKVWRTEILAGLVVALALIPEAISFSIIAGVDPAVGLFASFTMAVVISIVGGRRAMISAATGAVALVIAPLNREHGFGYLVAAVILAGVIQVALGALGVAKLMRFVPRSVMVGFVNALAILIFMAQVPEMHDVPWAVYPLIVGGLALMVFFPKVTTVIPAPLVSIVILTVITVAAAIAVPTVGDKGALPSSLPVPGLPDVPFTLDTLTTVAPYAFAMALVGLMESLMTAKLVDDITDTHSSKTRESVGQGIANIVTGFFGGMGGCAMIGQTMINVKVSGARTRLSTFLAGVFLMVLCIVFGPVVSDIPMAALVAVMVMVSFATFDRHSIAPKTLKRMPAGEIAVMVVTVICVVATDNLAIGVVVGSVTAMVIFAKRVAHLANVTAVTDPDNATVVYSVTGELFFASSNDLVGQFNYATDPDKVIIDLSAAHIWDASSVAALDAIETKYAQRGKTVEIIGLNDPSADLHGKLTGELTSH encoded by the coding sequence TTGTCTTCCTCCGCTGCTTCCCCCTCCGCGCGGCTGCGCGGCCTGCGCCCGGACTGGCTGAACAACCCGAAAGTCTGGCGTACCGAGATCCTGGCCGGCCTCGTCGTCGCCCTGGCCCTGATCCCGGAGGCGATCTCGTTCTCGATCATCGCCGGTGTCGACCCCGCGGTCGGCCTGTTCGCCTCGTTCACCATGGCCGTGGTCATCTCCATCGTCGGCGGCCGCCGGGCAATGATCTCCGCCGCCACCGGCGCCGTCGCGCTCGTGATCGCACCCCTGAACCGTGAGCACGGTTTCGGGTACCTGGTCGCCGCCGTCATCCTGGCCGGTGTCATCCAGGTCGCGCTCGGCGCCCTCGGGGTCGCCAAGCTGATGCGGTTCGTTCCGCGCTCGGTGATGGTCGGCTTCGTCAACGCCCTCGCCATCCTGATCTTCATGGCTCAGGTCCCCGAGATGCATGACGTCCCATGGGCCGTCTACCCGCTGATTGTCGGCGGCCTCGCGCTGATGGTGTTCTTCCCGAAGGTCACGACGGTGATCCCGGCGCCGCTGGTCTCCATCGTCATCCTGACCGTGATCACGGTCGCGGCCGCGATTGCCGTGCCGACCGTGGGCGACAAGGGCGCCCTGCCGTCCTCCCTGCCGGTGCCCGGCCTGCCCGACGTGCCGTTCACCCTGGACACCCTGACCACCGTCGCCCCCTACGCCTTCGCGATGGCACTGGTGGGTCTCATGGAATCGCTGATGACGGCCAAGCTGGTCGACGACATCACCGACACCCACTCCTCCAAGACCCGCGAGTCCGTCGGCCAGGGCATCGCCAACATCGTCACCGGATTCTTCGGCGGAATGGGCGGCTGCGCGATGATCGGCCAGACCATGATCAACGTGAAGGTGTCCGGCGCCCGTACCCGCCTGTCCACGTTCCTCGCGGGCGTGTTCCTGATGGTGCTGTGCATCGTCTTCGGCCCGGTCGTCTCCGACATCCCCATGGCCGCCCTGGTCGCCGTGATGGTGATGGTGTCCTTCGCGACGTTCGACCGGCACTCCATCGCCCCCAAGACCCTCAAGCGGATGCCGGCGGGCGAGATCGCCGTCATGGTCGTCACCGTGATCTGCGTGGTCGCCACCGACAACCTCGCGATCGGCGTGGTCGTCGGCTCCGTCACCGCGATGGTCATCTTCGCCAAGCGCGTCGCCCACCTCGCCAACGTCACCGCCGTCACCGACCCCGACAACGCCACCGTCGTGTACTCGGTGACCGGCGAGCTCTTCTTCGCCTCCTCCAACGACCTCGTCGGCCAGTTCAACTACGCGACCGACCCCGACAAGGTCATCATCGACCTCTCCGCCGCGCACATCTGGGACGCCTCCTCGGTGGCGGCCCTGGACGCGATCGAGACCAAGTACGCCCAGCGTGGCAAGACCGTCGAGATCATCGGGCTGAACGACCCGAGC
- a CDS encoding MerR family transcriptional regulator: protein MDDRHMQIGEVAARTELSLRTIRHYEETGLVVPSARSQGGFRLYTENDVARLMVIRRMKPLGFTLDQMRDLLEATDRLDAGEALDAAERDALLERVRTYQQAATEQVEKLRVQLSRAEDFAATLGARLEHNVPAVS, encoded by the coding sequence GTGGACGACAGGCACATGCAGATCGGCGAGGTCGCCGCGCGGACGGAGCTGTCCCTGCGCACCATCCGGCACTACGAGGAGACCGGCCTGGTCGTCCCCTCGGCACGCTCCCAGGGAGGCTTCCGCCTCTACACCGAGAACGACGTCGCCCGCCTCATGGTCATCCGCCGCATGAAGCCGCTGGGCTTCACCCTCGACCAGATGCGCGACCTGCTGGAGGCCACCGACCGCCTCGATGCCGGCGAGGCACTCGACGCCGCCGAGCGCGATGCCCTCCTGGAGCGCGTACGGACCTATCAGCAGGCCGCAACCGAGCAGGTGGAGAAGCTGCGGGTCCAGCTCTCCCGGGCCGAGGACTTCGCGGCCACCCTGGGCGCCCGCCTGGAGCACAACGTCCCCGCCGTTTCCTGA